The Blattabacterium sp. (Blatta orientalis) str. Tarazona genome contains the following window.
TAAAAAGTATATACGACTAATAAATAATAAATAAACTATAATTAAGGTTACACTTCCTATAAACCCCCATTCTTCTCCTACCGTGCAAAAAATATAATCTGTATGTTGTTCAGGCAAAAATTTTCCTTTTGTAATGGTTCCTTTTTGATATCCTTTTCCAAAAAATTTTCCAGAACCAATTGCTGTTTTGGAATAAAGTAGATTATATCCTACGTTTTCTCTGTATTTTCTATCAAATTCATTTTGAAATAGGATATTAATTCTATCCTTGTGATGTTTTTTTAAAAATTTTTGATAAAAAAGTGGAGAAATAAAAACAAAAATAGAAAAACTGATAATAAACAAAAGGTAAAAAAATAAATCATTTATGGATCTTTTTTTTTTATTAAGAAGAACTGATAATAAAATTAAAAATAATAAAGAGGTTAGAATCCAAGGTGATATTTTTAGTGAAAGAATGAACAAAAAAATTAAAATCAATGCATAAAGTATGAAAAAAATAGACAATCCCTCTCTATACAAAGTAAGAATAAAAGAGGAAAAAACTATAGATGAACCTGGGTCTGGTTGAAGAAGAATTAAAACAGCAGGTAATATTATTATAAATATATATAATAATATTTTTTTATTTTTTTGAAAATTTTCTTGACTCATAAGATGAGCTATCATCAAAGATGTCGATATCTTGGATAATTCAGAAGGTTGAAAACTAATGGAGCCAAAAACATACCATGATTTTGATCCATTCACATTTTTTCCTAAAAAGAAGACTCCAATTAAAAGAATTAACGTAAATAAGAAAAAATAAGGAGAAAAATATTTATAATGTATAGGTTTAAATAAAAAAACTACAAATATGAAAATAAGACTTAATAGAATCCATATTAACTGTTTTTCTGCTTTTTCAGAAGAAACAGAATAAAGGTTCATACATCCAAAAAATGTCATGAAAACATAAAGAATAACGATATACCAGTCTATATTTCTTAGTAATGTTTTATTTCTTTTTATCAATATAATTTTTTGCATTATTAGTAGTGGAATAGATCCCTTTCATTTTTGCTATAGAATCGTATACCTTTTGTAGTCCTGAAGTCATTATTCTTTTCTCAAGACTTTTCCTTTGTACTTTATTTCTAATATATTTCTCTGCAAGAAGACTAGCTATAGGTCCTGCCCAACGAGATCCAAATCCTCCATTTTCTATAATCACTGAAATAGCTATTTTAGGGTCTTCTACAGGAGCAAATAAAATGAAAATAGAATGATCAGGTAGAGGTACCCTCCTTTGATTAACTTTAAGAAAATTTTGTGAAGTTCCAGTTTTTCCAGCCATTCTAATATCCGAAGATCTAAAACTTTTTCCGGTTCCAATTATAAAAACTTTTTCCATTCCACTAATAATTAAATTGAAATACTTACTTTTTACTTTAGTATGTTTGGCTATAGTATAATTAGGATTGGAAATAGGTTGATGATTAATAGACTTTACAATATGTGGAGTATAAAAAAAACCTTTGTTTGCTATAGCACAAACCATATTAGCTAATTGAATAGGAGTAACATTTATTTCTCC
Protein-coding sequences here:
- the rodA gene encoding rod shape-determining protein RodA, with translation MIKRNKTLLRNIDWYIVILYVFMTFFGCMNLYSVSSEKAEKQLIWILLSLIFIFVVFLFKPIHYKYFSPYFFLFTLILLIGVFFLGKNVNGSKSWYVFGSISFQPSELSKISTSLMIAHLMSQENFQKNKKILLYIFIIILPAVLILLQPDPGSSIVFSSFILTLYREGLSIFFILYALILIFLFILSLKISPWILTSLLFLILLSVLLNKKKRSINDLFFYLLFIISFSIFVFISPLFYQKFLKKHHKDRINILFQNEFDRKYRENVGYNLLYSKTAIGSGKFFGKGYQKGTITKGKFLPEQHTDYIFCTVGEEWGFIGSVTLIIVYLLFISRIYFLSERQKDPFGRIFGYSVGNILFIHILINLGMVMGLFPTIGIVLPFFSYGGSSLWSFTVLLFIFIRLDVSNQTSLL